The sequence below is a genomic window from Chitinivibrionales bacterium.
TGGTTTCATTGGCAGTTCTGTTGGTAGTGTTTCATGGACCCGGACCCCCTGGCTGAACCTTAACCCGAAGGATGAACTATGAAAGCAATGGCGAAATGTGCTCTCATTTCCACAGCTTTTTGCACAATTGCAGCGGCAAATATCGATATCTCGGATCCGCTTTTCAATGAGGATGCGACCTGGGATTACATTATTATAACCGCCGATGATGAAGGTTTTCTGGAACAGGCAGACCGTTTGGCAGAATGGAAACGTCAGAAAGGCCTGAAGACCCTGGTTGCCACGGTCGATTCAATCGAAAATGTGGTTGAAGGATTCGACAGGGCCCATAAAATCCGTAATTTCCTCAAGCATGCCTGGGAAGAATGGGGAATTGTCTGGGTACTGCTTCTTGGTGATTATGACATAATCCCTGCCCGGCATGTCTCGACCGGCGGTCTCTATTTTCCCTACGATGAAGAAGAAGCGCGGTCGGATGTCTATTATTCCTGCCTCGAGGGGGAATGGGATACGGACGGCGATTCGGTGTACGGCAACGAGGAAAGCCGTACTGAGTTCAGACTCGAATGCGGATATGACGATGAAGGCAGTTTTGTCTGTGAAAAAAAGGAGCCGAAAATAACCGGACTCGATTTATGGTACGATATTTATCTTGGACGACTCCCTGCCTCTACTGTCGAAGAAGCAGAAGTTATGATCACCAAGGTGCTTGAGTATCCGCTCAAACCCCGCCCTGAAGAACATCACGACGATATGACTTTCTGCGCGGCCCAGCTCCATTACCTCTGGACCGACTTTGTGACGTCACTTGAGATGGATGACGCTTCGTACTACTGGCACCATAAGGTCAAACCGATTTTCGAGAAAGAAACGTCAAAGTTCAAATCGGCTACTATCGATGAACTCTTTGAGGACAGGGTCCTCGACAACGGTACCGTGGTGAATGACTCAGATGAAATTACGATCGATGAAATGCGAGAACACCTGTCTCGCGGGTATAACATGGTTTTCTTTTCATTTCATGGAAACCCCGCCGGAATACAGATCTACTCGAAAGCCGCCGAAGTCGGCACCCCCATTTTCGACTATAAGCATGCCCACGAAATTGAGTCCGAATACTATTCCCATTTCATTTCGATCTCCTGTCTTGTCATGAAAATGATGCACGACACTTCAACCTGTTTTGCCAAGAGCCTCCTGACAAACCCCAGGGGCGGTGCGGTCTCGTACACCGGAAGCAGTGGTATCGATTATTTCAACATCAGAGGAAGGCACTACAAAAAAGCGGTAGACCTGCTCAACAACAAGGGAGTACACCGTATCGCCAAAGCCTGGTATCTCGCCAATGTAATGGAATTTTCCCGTCACAATGTACTTGTACAGCAGCACTGGGGCGATCCGGAACTCGAGTGCTGGAGCAATTCTGCCGATGAAACCGAGAATTTCGAGATACAAACAGAACGGACCGGTAACAAAGTGAACGTAACGGTCTGGCCGGCAATCGACAGTGTGCTTGTGTGCGCCTATAAAAAAGACGCCCTGTTCATGCGGGGCTATACCATCGGGGGCACGGTCGAATTCGAAGGAATCGATGCATCCATGGGCGGTATCACTCTTACGGCAACAAAGCATAACTTTGTCCCGACTCAGAAGGTTCTGCGCGCCAACGATATGGTTGAGATAGCCTCAGCCAAAGAAAACATTCAAGCTGCACAGATGAACATTGTTCAGATCAATTCCCGCACAGCAATACACTTTTCACATTGCAAATCATCACTTGATGCTCGCTTACTGACTGCATCAGGGAGAACAATCGACCACATTTCAACCCGGGAAAGTAATAAAATTTGGGACATCGCCGCTCTTCCCGGCGGCGTCTATATGGTGAAAGCGCGTATGGATGGAGGCACCTTGATACGAAAATTTCTGGTACGGTAAAAATGGTGTTCGGTAAGAGATCCCCGGGTGTTCAGCCCCCGGGGTGTTCCGGGTCGGGCCTGCTCTGAGGGGGGCAGGCCCTTTTTAAATGCAAAAATCAAATCGGTCGTATCCAATCACGATCTTCAGATCGGCAATCACACCACGGTACAAGAGTAACCTTCCGTCCCGGATATCTTCCTGTGCAGCCCCATCACCTTTCGCCCCCTACTGATGCAACCGTTTCAGCGTATGAAATGCATAACTCTCAAAAACATCACCCTTCCCCAGGATCCGGGGATCGTCGGTTTTCATAAGGGCAGTTTTCAGCGTCGACCAGAGTTCCTGTCTGGCGGCTGCATATTTGTTATCCTGCGCAACATTATTGAGCTGATCGGGGTCGATTCTCAAATCATAGAGTTCTTCCTCGGGCCGTTTACCGAAAGCGAGATCGAACAGCGGCCTGACATCGGGAGCATCCTGGTTTCTGAGGAGATACCGCTTTGTTGGTGATGAATCGCAGTCACGATAGGCCGGGGGGATTCCTGCGGGAAACCGTTCGGGCTTGAAATTACGAATATATAAATAACTTTCAGTGCGGATTGCGCGTACGGGATAACCGTGGTTTGTATCGCCGTGGGCAAGAACATGACGTTCCCGTCCGAACAGCGCATAGCCGCGTTTCTCACCGGGATTGCGGGAACGGTCGAAGAGAGGCCGGAGGGAGTTGCCGGTCATGTCGTTTTTTTGCTCCGGGCAACAATTTTCAAGCACCGTCGGTGCAATATCACAGAGGGAAACAAAATCATCGATAACGGTCCCCGACCTGATAACGCCGGGCCAGTAGACAGCCAGCGGGACACGCACGCCCCAGTCATAGCAGTTTGCCTTACATCTCGGAAAGGGCATGCCGTTATCGCTGGTGATTATAACGATCGTATTTTCCAGCTCTCCCCTTTTTTCGAGCATCTCCAGGGCTTTTCCCAGCTCACGATCGAACCGCTGGACTTCAAAAAAGTAATTACCCATATCCCGGCGGACGATCTCATTATCGGGCAAAAAGGGAGGGACCTCGATACTGTCAAGGTCTTTTTTTCTGCTTATCCGTGCTCTGGGGCCATAATACCGGTGGGGATCACGGCTCCCGAACCAGAAACAGAATGGCGCTTTTTTTGGTCGAAGGGAGAGGAAATGCTCAAAATTGGCATATTTCGGCCCGGCAGGATTTCGGTCCCGGCCTCCGGCTTTTACGCTTCCAGGCCCCCATCCTTTATTACTGAAACCAACATAATATCCTTCTTTTTCCAATGGGTCCAGATAGACTTTATAGTCGGCAGGAAGGGTACCCCACAGGTTCGCCCCCTGTTCGAGTTCCCAGAAATGCCGTCCGGTAAGGATTGACGCCCGCGATGGAGCGCATGATGGAGAAGAAACAAAGGCATTGGTAAAGTAAGCGCCTTCACGGGCACATTGATCAAAAACAGGCGTTCGTGCAGCCTTACTTCCCGCAAGACCCGAATGGGGCCACGACCAGTCATCGGCCAGGGCAAGGAAAATATTGGGCCGTTCCGACGCGTGAGTGGTATTTCCACATCCCGTAATAAAGGGCGTCGATAATGCCGATATTCCGGCGCCCACCATCCGGACTGCTTTCCGACGTGTCATTGATGCAGCAGTATTCACATCTCTCCTGTTAAACAACAATGGTAAAACTGATAATTACTCCATCCAGCCGCTCAGGTCACGGCCGATAAGCTCCTGCAGCTTTTTGATATCATTACTGAAATATCCGGTCAGCTTGCTCTGCGTTTGAGGATTTATATGCATTGGTTCAAGATCACCCTCTCGAACACTGTCGATAGTGCCTAATATCGCCGCATCGGAAATACCGTTAAGAGATAAAAACTTATACAACATCCCCTTGAAACCGGTTGCCCGAAAAAGCAGTTGCAAAAAAACATTCCTGAATCGCCCCGATACATTGAATTTTAAGGCCACCTCGGGCTTGAAATTATCACGGACCCGTAAAAATCGGTATAAATTCTGCATAAAGCCAATAGTATCCATCCGGAAATCATCATATAAAGTTACTTTAACTCTCGAAAAAGATTCAAGATATGCTTTCACCTGCTTATAATACAAACCGACTTCACGGTAAAACCATAAAAATTCCCAGTTTTCTTCCTTCCGTTTCTGTTCCCGCTCAAGCGCTTCTTCAAAACTCAATTCCTCCCGACCGTCACGGACCATCATCTTGTAAGCCGAAAAGGCCCGGTCGACAGGATTGCGGAGAATGATAATTATTTTCGGATCGCCGAACAGCTTTTTAATAACAGGAATCGCCTTCTCATAATAAAACAGGTTCTCAACACTGGCTTCACCAATGGCACGGTGCCGTCGCACCCATTTAAACAGGCCCTTGTAAGTCGGAAGATTCCTCACCGTGAAATTCTCGACAAAATCATCACCAGGACCGTTATAGGGAAATTTCATGAAATGGGATGAGATAAATTTCGGCTCTTTCATCGGGCTCATGTAGATCTGCGGATGCTCCTCAAGATAGGTGGCTACCGCGGTACTCCCTGCCTTGGCCGCTCCGACAACTAAGAAATTTGGAAGGCGTATTCTTCTTTTTTTAGGCATAACAAATAAAAATACTAAAAATATCACCGGAGTAGATAATTCACTGATAATTATCGGATTAAATTGTTAAACCGGATATATTTCCCATCCCAGTAATCCTGCGGTTTCCCCTTCCAGAGGAGATTAATGCAAAATTATCCACCATAGGGGCCTTTTTTTCGTTATATTATAGACGATTCAGATGAAACCACGGATCGGGAGGTGGAAGGAAATCTGATTTTTTCGGGCAAAATTTAATCGTTTAATCACCCTCGGGGGGCAACCAGCAATGCCGATTGATCATTTTAAGGAAAAAACAAGCACGAAAATAATCAGCATGCTGCGAAAGAAAATCAGCGAGCAGGAAAAAAGGATCGCCGAGCTTGAAAAGGCGACCAAGCCGGAAATTTCTGCACCCGATGAACTCGGTGACCGTAAAAAGCTCCTTCAGATCCTTATCGACCATATGCCCGATTACATATTTATTAAAGATACCCATAACCGCTTTGTTTTGAATAATACAATCCATCTCCGGGTCCTTGGCATAAAAAATCAGGAAGAATGCCTGGGCAAAACCGATTTCGACTTTTTTCCTCACGAACTGGCCTGTCGTTATTTTGCAGATGAAAAAATTATTCTGAAGTTCGGCACACCGATTATCGACCGGGAAGAAAGAACTACCGATGCTCTGGGTAATGAGTTGTGGCTTTCGACAACGAAAGTCCCGTTGCGTAATGATGACGGCAAAATTATCGGTATTGTGGGTATCAGCAGGGATATAACTCACCGCAAAAATGCCGAAAACGAACGGGACCGTCTAGAAGCAAAGGTGCGCAATCACGAAAAGCTCGAATCACTCGGACAACTTGCCGGAGGGATTGCCCACGATTTCAACAACATGCTCAGCGCGATTCAGGGATTTGCCACCCTTCTGAAGCGTAAAATCGGCAAAGAGGACCCCAAGCTTGCCGAGTATCCGGTAATGATCCTTCAGGCCTCAAAACGGGCCGGCGATCTTATCAAAAAACTCCTGGCCTTCTCCCGCAAAGGCAAGTACACCATGAGTGTTGTGGATATCCATAACGAAATTGCCGATATCGCCAAACTGCTCGAACACACAATCGACAAGCGAATCAGGATCGAGATCCGCCCGGGAGCGCAACTGTCAACCGTGCTGGGCGACCGGGCACAACTTCAAAGCGCTCTCCTCAATATTGCGGTCAACGCCCGCGACGCCATGCCGATCGGCGGAAAGCTGACATTTACCACAGCAACCGAAACAGTCAGACCGGCAAAGCGGAAAGAGATAGCTCCTCAGTTACCCGCCGGTCGATACCTGAAAATCAAAATCAGCGACACCGGCGCCGGCATGGATGCAAATGTCAAGGAAAAGATTTTCGAGCCCTTTTTCACGACAAAACCAACCGGAAAAGGGACCGGCCTGGGGCTTGCCAGTGTGTATGGAACAATCAAAAGTCATAAGGGGGCCATTGAAGTCGACAGTGAACCGGGAGAAGGCGCCACATTCACCCTTCTCCTTCCCTCAGTAGAGAGCAAGGAACAGGTCTCCATTGCCCGGGCAACCGAAAAAACCGTAGCGGAAGAAAAAGCCGGGGGGACCATACTGCTGGT
It includes:
- a CDS encoding sulfotransferase, with translation MPKKRRIRLPNFLVVGAAKAGSTAVATYLEEHPQIYMSPMKEPKFISSHFMKFPYNGPGDDFVENFTVRNLPTYKGLFKWVRRHRAIGEASVENLFYYEKAIPVIKKLFGDPKIIIILRNPVDRAFSAYKMMVRDGREELSFEEALEREQKRKEENWEFLWFYREVGLYYKQVKAYLESFSRVKVTLYDDFRMDTIGFMQNLYRFLRVRDNFKPEVALKFNVSGRFRNVFLQLLFRATGFKGMLYKFLSLNGISDAAILGTIDSVREGDLEPMHINPQTQSKLTGYFSNDIKKLQELIGRDLSGWME
- a CDS encoding response regulator, with amino-acid sequence MPIDHFKEKTSTKIISMLRKKISEQEKRIAELEKATKPEISAPDELGDRKKLLQILIDHMPDYIFIKDTHNRFVLNNTIHLRVLGIKNQEECLGKTDFDFFPHELACRYFADEKIILKFGTPIIDREERTTDALGNELWLSTTKVPLRNDDGKIIGIVGISRDITHRKNAENERDRLEAKVRNHEKLESLGQLAGGIAHDFNNMLSAIQGFATLLKRKIGKEDPKLAEYPVMILQASKRAGDLIKKLLAFSRKGKYTMSVVDIHNEIADIAKLLEHTIDKRIRIEIRPGAQLSTVLGDRAQLQSALLNIAVNARDAMPIGGKLTFTTATETVRPAKRKEIAPQLPAGRYLKIKISDTGAGMDANVKEKIFEPFFTTKPTGKGTGLGLASVYGTIKSHKGAIEVDSEPGEGATFTLLLPSVESKEQVSIARATEKTVAEEKAGGTILLVDDEEYVRAFASVLLREKGYRVITCNDGVEAVHYYEKHGDDIDLVIIDMIMPRMSGSDCINHLKTLNPDIKIIITTGYASEQETRIIRSKNIVGFVQKPFDEQELLDLSRLALKKAD
- a CDS encoding sulfatase-like hydrolase/transferase, which translates into the protein MNTAASMTRRKAVRMVGAGISALSTPFITGCGNTTHASERPNIFLALADDWSWPHSGLAGSKAARTPVFDQCAREGAYFTNAFVSSPSCAPSRASILTGRHFWELEQGANLWGTLPADYKVYLDPLEKEGYYVGFSNKGWGPGSVKAGGRDRNPAGPKYANFEHFLSLRPKKAPFCFWFGSRDPHRYYGPRARISRKKDLDSIEVPPFLPDNEIVRRDMGNYFFEVQRFDRELGKALEMLEKRGELENTIVIITSDNGMPFPRCKANCYDWGVRVPLAVYWPGVIRSGTVIDDFVSLCDIAPTVLENCCPEQKNDMTGNSLRPLFDRSRNPGEKRGYALFGRERHVLAHGDTNHGYPVRAIRTESYLYIRNFKPERFPAGIPPAYRDCDSSPTKRYLLRNQDAPDVRPLFDLAFGKRPEEELYDLRIDPDQLNNVAQDNKYAAARQELWSTLKTALMKTDDPRILGKGDVFESYAFHTLKRLHQ